Proteins encoded by one window of Bactrocera oleae isolate idBacOlea1 chromosome 4, idBacOlea1, whole genome shotgun sequence:
- the LOC106626815 gene encoding alpha-tocopherol transfer protein-like yields the protein MVILRPLPDDLAKTATEELNEKPDDNDYFVNTLREWAEKQPHLRARTDDQFLMAFLRGSKFSLEKAKQKLENFYILRAAMPEIFRNRNLSEPKYEAIVKAGAASFLPEPVCEGGPLVVLLRPSEFNMDLHTINDVLKVGSMIIDILMQENDRVFIAGYTFIIDLGNISKAVLMNFEPEFVRKLTILVNKAAPTRMKGFHFINVLPIFEKLFGMVKSVISAKLKDRFYVHGTNFGDLYKHVPKHVLPKEYGGDCDLRSLADEWWQKLNEYKKFFEDEEQYGVTEGYEKLKQVKQLIEDTSVLQGTEGSFRQLEVD from the exons ATGGTGATTTTACGCCCACTACCCGACGATTTGGCAAAGACAGCCACCGAAGAGTTGAATGAGAAGCCCGATGACAATGACTACTTTGTGAATACCTTGCGTGAATGGGCTGAAAAGCAGCCACATTTGCGCGCGCGCACCGACGATCAATTCCTGATGGCCTTCCTGCGCGGTTCCAAGTTCAGCCTGGAGAAGGCAAAACAGAAATTGGAAAACTTCTATATACTACGCGCTGCCATGCCGGAAATTTTTCGCAATCGGAATTTGAGTGAGCCAAAATATGAGGCGATCGTTAAAGCGGG CGCTGCATCTTTTTTGCCTGAACCCGTTTGTGAGGGTGGTCCGTTGGTGGTGCTGCTGCGACCCAGCGAATTCAATATGGATCTACATACGATCAATGATGTGCTGAAAGTCGGCTCAATGATCATTGATATACTAATGCAGGAGAATGATCGCGTGTTCATCGCTGGCTACACGTTCATCATTGATCTGGGTAATATTTCAAAGGCTGTGCTCATGAATTTCGAACCGGAATTCGTGCGCAAATTGACCATACTCGTCAATAAAGCGGCGCCCACACGCATGAAGGGCTTCCATTTCATCAATGTGCTGCcgattttcgaaaaattattcgGTATGGTGAAGAGTGTGATAAGTGCAAAGTTGAAAGATAGG TTCTATGTGCACGGTACCAATTTCGGGGATCTCTACAAACACGTGCCCAAACATGTGCTACCCAAGGAATATGGTGGTGATTGTGATCTGAGGAGCCTGGCTGATGAATGGTGGCAAAAATTGaatgaatacaaaaaattctttGAGGATGAGGAACAATATGGCGTGACTGAaggttatgaaaaattaaagcaaGTGAAACAACTGATCGAAGATACCAGCGTTTTGCAAGGCACCGAAGGTTCTTTTCGCCAATTGGAAGTCGATTAA
- the LOC106626724 gene encoding neuropeptide FF receptor 2 isoform X2: protein MSSDEDANMLNYSQINFPEERIWTHIPDWEITLKVSTFVPVIIFGLYGNFVILQLVVMNRALRTPTNMLVCNMAVADVVTLLICPAMFMINDFYQNYQLGSIGCKMEGFMDVAFFITAVLNLSAVSYDRLTAIVLPTETRLTMWGVRFVIAFTWLGGFLIALPLALYRTYKVRLWKNFKEMYCKENRNILPKYWYVLITVMVWLPLSIMLICYSAIFFKLDRYEKRVLKREHPLSVSYKRTVAKTLFIVVLVFIVLRLPFTILVILRDQYIATNDSSINISFRIFWYISQYLMFLNASVNPLIYGFNNDNFRRAYDQTPLCKCFKRNTNKIQSNVSVILRQHIFKYQFKSEKNFLFHW, encoded by the exons ATGTCTTCCGACGAGGATGCAAATATG CTCAACTATAGTCAAATCAATTTTCCCGAAGAACGTATATGGACACATATTCCTGACTGGGAGATAACGCTTAAGGTCTCCACATTTGTGCCGGTAATCATTTTCGGCTTATACGGTAATTTCGTCATACTACAGCTGGTCGTAATGAATCGTGCGCTACGCACGCCAACAAATATGCTTGTGTGCAATATGGCGGTAGCCGATGTGGTGACACTTTTAATATGTCCGGCTATGTTTATGATCAATGATTTCTATCAGAACTATCAACTGGGTTCGATAGGTTGCAAAATGGAAGGTTTCATGGATGTGGCTTTTTTTATAACCGCCGTTTTAAATTTATCGGCTGTCAGTTACGATCGGCTAACAGCTATCGTACTGCCGACGGAAACACGCTTAACAATGTGGGGCGTGAGATTTGTAATTGCCTTCACGTGGTTGGGTGGATTTTTAATAGCACTGCCGTTAGCTTTATATAGAACGTATAAG GTACGTCTGTGGAAGAACTTCAAAGAGATGTATTGCAAAGAGAACCGGAATATCTTACCCAAATATTGGTATGTTTTAATTACGGTTATGGTATGGCTGCCCCTGAGCATAATGCTAATTTGTTATTCAGCTATTTTCTTCAAG CTCGATCGTTACGAAAAGCGTGTACTTAAGCGTGAACATCCACTGAGTGTATCCTATAAGAGGACTGTTGCCAAAACGCTCTTCATAGTGGTGCTCGTTTTCATTGTGCTGCGTTTACCATTCacaattttggttattttaCGCGATCAATACATAGCCACAAATGATAGttctataaatattagtttTCGCATCTTCTGGTATATATCACAATATCTAATGTTTCTGAATGCTAGTGTGAATCCACTGATCTATGGATTTAACAATGACAACTTTAGACGCGCTTACGATCAGACGCCATTATGTAAGTGTTTTAAACGGAACACCAACAAAATACAGTCTAATGTGAGTGTAATACTCAGGCAACACATATTCAAATATCAA tttaagAGCGAAAAAAACTTTCTCTTTCATTGGTGA
- the LOC106626855 gene encoding retinol-binding protein pinta, translating into MSNIRPLTPELAKRAQEELGEVHERIDADIEQLREWIQKQPHLTARTDDQFLVAFLRGCKYSVEKAKHKFDNYYAMRAAVPELYKDRFVSDAAIDILHSGVYLPLPKPIAPDGPRIHVSRYGAFDSSKYSLGNVLRVRSMLGDIQFREDDNAMVMGFLEVIDFKGVGPGHIFHFNAVLVKKLAVLGDKAWPYRPKGFHFVNVNSSCEKFLNLAKSLMSDKIKKRFHLHSNFESLYKHIPKECLPAEYGGSNGTLEDGIKEWEKKLLSYKEYFEEEIKYGTNEKLRRGRPINSESLFGIDGSFRKLDID; encoded by the exons ATGTCTAATATACGTCCCTTAACACCGGAGTTGGCTAAACGGGCGCAGGAGGAGCTGGGCGAAGTGCACGAACGTATCGATGCCGATATAGAACAACTACGCGAGTGGATACAGAAACAGCCACATCTCACAGCACGCACAGATGATCAGTTTTTGGTAGCATTTCTGCGCGGCTGTAAATATAGCGTGGAGAAGGCGAAGCATAAATTTGACAACTACTATGCAATGCGTGCTGCAGTGCCAGAATTATATAAAGATCGTTTTGTTAGTGACGCGGCTATTGACATTCTACATTCTGG TGTTTACCTACCCCTACCAAAACCCATAGCACCTGATGGCCCACGTATTCATGTCTCGCGTTATGGCGCTTTCGATAGTAGTAAATATTCCTTGGGTAATGTATTGAGGGTGCGCTCAATGCTTGGCGATATACAATTCCGAGAAGATGATAATGCAATGGTTATGGGTTTTTTGGAGGTGATAGACTTTAAAGGTGTCGGTCCTGGACATATTTTCCACTTCAATGCTGTTTTGGTGAAAAAGCTCGCCGTTCTTGGTGACAAAGCATGGCCTTATCGTCCCAAAGGTTTCCATTTTGTCAACGTCAATTCGAGTTGTGAGAAATTTTTGAACCTCGCAAAGAGTTTGATGAGTGATAAGATTAAAAAGCGT TTCCACCTGCATTCAAATTTCGAATCCCTCTACAAGCATATACCCAAAGAGTGTCTACCGGCCGAATATGGCGGCAGCAATGGAACACTGGAGGACGGCATCAAAGAGTGGGAGAAGAAATTACTTAGTTATAAGGAATATTTTGAAGAGGAAATCAAATATGGTACGAATGAAAAATTAAGACGTGGCCGTCCAATTAATTCCGAATCACTTTTCGGTATAGACGGCTCATTTAGAAAATTAGATATTGACTAG
- the LOC106626816 gene encoding RWD domain-containing protein 2A gives MDTDQSTLQLEQLNERELYVQCITKQLEEVDLLSSIYCTPGEMHILDASVISDFNDFLNTPSAVPTIVLKAHLDYIITVSVLHGKSKEKVDIRIELPNLYPLLENALVTIFSTLLGKAKEQHLKREIEKYINAMDKSECYVFQVVSWLQDELNELIMRDASEFEVKTQLMANENECALECERLWIYSHHIKSKKKRQEIQRVARNMDLSGFSRPGKPGIICVEGLREHTQEFWRIIKAMHWQHITICKSELWQGKLEQRRRFDGFKEQLFCDDLDNEEGVMNMALFIKYLETHKSGYMKKELFGLE, from the coding sequence atGGACACCGATCAGTCAACGTTACAACTCGAGCAATTGAATGAACGCGAGCTATATGTGCAATGCATTACGAAGCAATTGGAGGAGGTCGACTTGCTCTCATCGATTTATTGTACGCCCGGCGAAATGCATATTCTCGATGCGAGCGTCATCAGCGACTTCAATGACTTTCTCAATACGCCCAGTGCTGTGCCCACGATCGTGTTAAAGGCACATTTGGATTATATAATTACCGTGAGCGTGCTGCATGGCAAGTCCAAAGAGAAAGTGGATATACGCATTGAATTGCCCAATCTCTATCCTCTGCTGGAGAATGCGCTTGTAACGATATTTAGTACGCTGTTGGGCAAAGCTAAAGAACAGCATTTAAAACGTGAAATTGAAAAGTACATAAACGCAATGGATAAGAGTGAATGCTATGTATTTCAAGTGGTGTCCTGGTTGCAAGATGAACTGAACGAGCTGATCATGCGTGATGCTAGTGAATTTGAGGTGAAAACGCAGTTGATGGCGAATGAAAATGAGTGCGCATTGGAATGTGAACGCCTCTGGATATACTCGCATCACATTAAATCGAAGAAAAAGCGACAAGAAATTCAAAGAGTGGCACGTAATATGGATTTAAGTGGTTTTTCGCGTCCTGGCAAGCCGGGCATTATATGCGTCGAGGGTTTGCGTGAGCACACACAGGAGTTTTGGCGCATAATCAAAGCCATGCATTGGCAGCATATCACTATTTGCAAGAGCGAATTGTGGCAGGGTAAATTGGAGCAGCGACGTCGCTTTGACGGTTTCAAAGAGCAACTCTTCTGCGATGATCTGGATAATGAGGAAGGTGTCATGAATATGGcgctatttataaaatatttggaaacGCACAAATCGGGTTATATGAAAAAAGAGCTCTTCGGTTTGGAGTAG
- the LOC106626813 gene encoding clavesin-2 isoform X1, whose product MSQIRPLAPELAAVARTELNELESDIASKTIELRQWIDEQPYLTARTDDQFLVGFLRFCKYNMDDAKKRIDYYYTYKTTAGDLLKSRRIDDKVFGICRAGIFATLPKPVGPGGPRIHFTRMGHIDTSLYTAKDIFRFIMFRSEIEANTDDNWIISGVLEIIDFSKIPYALLRQFEANLFKKMAAFLEYGVPTNLVGTHIVNASMDAQIILNLVRLVMKQRELLHIHSTLESLHKAIGKEYLPVEYGGNNGTYEEAMVNFEQQLNDFSDYFDEDEKYGVDETLRQIEPTVGPAANKTPPTPVSPPSPKCVSVPEESFRKLNID is encoded by the exons ATGTCACAAATTCGCCCACTGGCACCCGAGCTGGCTGCGGTCGCGCGCACCGAACTCAATGAACTAGAATCAGATATTGCCAGCAAAACTATAGAGCTGCGTCAGTGGATTGACGAACAGCCATATTTGACGGCGCGCACCGATGATCAATTCCTTGTGGGCTTCCTGCGTTTCTGCAAATACAATATGGATGACGCAAAGAAACGTATCGACTACTATTACACATACAAAACAACAGCTGGCGATTTACTTAAGTCTCGACGCATTGACGATAAAGTATTTGGCATTTGTCGTGCGGG CATATTTGCCACGCTACCCAAACCCGTGGGTCCAGGCGGTCCACGCATACATTTCACACGTATGGGTCACATTGATACTTCCCTCTATACGGCCAAAGATATCTTCCGTTTCATAATGTTTCGTTCTGAAATTGAGGCCAACACCGATGATAATTGGATTATTAGTGGTGTGCTtgaaataatcgatttttcaaaaatccCTTATGCATTGTTGCGTCAATTCGAAGcgaatttgtttaaaaagatGGCCGCATTCTTAGAATATGGCGTTCCCACCAATCTGGTGGGCACACACATCGTAAATGCTTCCATGGATGCCCAAATCATATTGAATTTGGTGCGTCTGGTTATGAAACAAAGAGAATTG CTCCACATACACTCTACGCTGGAGTCACTGCATAAGGCAATTGGCAAGGAGTATCTGCCCGTCGAATATGGTGGTAATAATGGCACCTACGAAGAAGCCATGGTAAATTTCGAACAACAGCTCAACGATTTTAGCGATTATTTCGATGAGGATGAAAAGTATGGTGTCGATGAGACATTGCGACAAATTGAGCCAACAGTTGGTCCGGCTGCTAATAAGACGCCGCCCACACCAGTCTCGCCGCCATCGCCTAAATGTGTGAGTGTACCTGAAGAGTCTTTtcgtaaattaaatattgattaA
- the LOC106626856 gene encoding glutathione S-transferase theta-1 — translation MTKLKYYYDLMSQPSRALWIALRLSKIPYEDCPVALRKSEQLKPEYQQINRFQKVPALVDGDFHLGESVAMVRYLADKGQFSELLYPKALQQRARVDEFLEWQHFGVRLGCATYFLDMWLLPINGIKPKPSAEKAAILSRKMEAQLKILEEIWLKDTKFVVANEMTVADLFGACEVEQTKLAHYNVGKKFPKIAEWMQRVREQASPHYDAAHEFIYKKSAKKPSK, via the exons ATGACGAAGCTCAAATATTACTACGATTTAATGTCGCAGCCCTCACGCGCCTTGTGGATTGCATTGCGGTTGAGTAAGATACCATATGAAGACTGTCCTGTTGCATTGAGGAAGT CCGAACAATTGAAACCGGAGTACCAACAAATAAATCGCTTTCAAAAAGTGCCGGCACTCGTAGATGGCGACTTTCATCTAGGTGAGAGTGTAGCGATGGTTAG ataCCTCGCCGATAAGGGTCAGTTCAGTGAGTTACTCTATCCGAAAGCATTACAACAGCGTGCACGCGTTGATGAATTTCTCGAATGGCAGCATTTCGGTGTGCGTTTGGGTTGTGCAACATATTTTCTTGATATGTGGTTACTTCCCATTAACGGTATAAAACCGAAACCTAGCGCTGAAAAAGCGGCTATCTTAAGTAGAAAAATGGAggcacaattaaaaattttagaggAGATTTGGTTGAAGGATACAAAATTTGTGGTGGCCAATGAAATGACTGTGGCCGATTTATTTGGTGCTTGTGAAGTGGAACAAACAA aaCTAGCACACTATAATGTTGGTaagaaatttccaaaaatcgccGAGTGGATGCAACGTGTTCGAGAGCAAGCAAGTCCACACTACGATGCCGCACATGaattcatatataaaaagtCTGCCAAAAAACCGTCCAAATAA
- the LOC106626724 gene encoding neuropeptide FF receptor 2 isoform X1: MSSDEDANMLNYSQINFPEERIWTHIPDWEITLKVSTFVPVIIFGLYGNFVILQLVVMNRALRTPTNMLVCNMAVADVVTLLICPAMFMINDFYQNYQLGSIGCKMEGFMDVAFFITAVLNLSAVSYDRLTAIVLPTETRLTMWGVRFVIAFTWLGGFLIALPLALYRTYKVRLWKNFKEMYCKENRNILPKYWYVLITVMVWLPLSIMLICYSAIFFKLDRYEKRVLKREHPLSVSYKRTVAKTLFIVVLVFIVLRLPFTILVILRDQYIATNDSSINISFRIFWYISQYLMFLNASVNPLIYGFNNDNFRRAYDQTPLCKCFKRNTNKIQSNKSYCCNGCMCFMNKWFKLICCCFSLRAKKTFSFIGDEQVQNTELARNARASVVVAPVLTKETNVHDIQITYNRFDNEGYHNNVVGEGFI; the protein is encoded by the exons ATGTCTTCCGACGAGGATGCAAATATG CTCAACTATAGTCAAATCAATTTTCCCGAAGAACGTATATGGACACATATTCCTGACTGGGAGATAACGCTTAAGGTCTCCACATTTGTGCCGGTAATCATTTTCGGCTTATACGGTAATTTCGTCATACTACAGCTGGTCGTAATGAATCGTGCGCTACGCACGCCAACAAATATGCTTGTGTGCAATATGGCGGTAGCCGATGTGGTGACACTTTTAATATGTCCGGCTATGTTTATGATCAATGATTTCTATCAGAACTATCAACTGGGTTCGATAGGTTGCAAAATGGAAGGTTTCATGGATGTGGCTTTTTTTATAACCGCCGTTTTAAATTTATCGGCTGTCAGTTACGATCGGCTAACAGCTATCGTACTGCCGACGGAAACACGCTTAACAATGTGGGGCGTGAGATTTGTAATTGCCTTCACGTGGTTGGGTGGATTTTTAATAGCACTGCCGTTAGCTTTATATAGAACGTATAAG GTACGTCTGTGGAAGAACTTCAAAGAGATGTATTGCAAAGAGAACCGGAATATCTTACCCAAATATTGGTATGTTTTAATTACGGTTATGGTATGGCTGCCCCTGAGCATAATGCTAATTTGTTATTCAGCTATTTTCTTCAAG CTCGATCGTTACGAAAAGCGTGTACTTAAGCGTGAACATCCACTGAGTGTATCCTATAAGAGGACTGTTGCCAAAACGCTCTTCATAGTGGTGCTCGTTTTCATTGTGCTGCGTTTACCATTCacaattttggttattttaCGCGATCAATACATAGCCACAAATGATAGttctataaatattagtttTCGCATCTTCTGGTATATATCACAATATCTAATGTTTCTGAATGCTAGTGTGAATCCACTGATCTATGGATTTAACAATGACAACTTTAGACGCGCTTACGATCAGACGCCATTATGTAAGTGTTTTAAACGGAACACCAACAAAATACAGTCTAAT aAATCTTACTGCTGCAACGGCTGCATGTGCTTTATGAACAAATGGTTTAAACTgatctgttgttgttttagtttaagAGCGAAAAAAACTTTCTCTTTCATTGGTGATGAACAGGTTCAGAATACGGAGTTGGCGCGTAATGCAAGGGCGTCGGTAGTGGTTGCGCCAGTGCTGACGAAAGAGACGAATGTGCACGATATACAAATAACATATAATCGCTTCGACAATGAGGGTTATCACAATAATGTTGTAGGCGAGGGTTTTATATGA
- the LOC106626813 gene encoding clavesin-2 isoform X2 has protein sequence MSQIRPLAPELAAVARTELNELESDIASKTIELRQWIDEQPYLTARTDDQFLVGFLRFCKYNMDDAKKRIDYYYTYKTTAGDLLKSRRIDDKVFGICRAGIFATLPKPVGPGGPRIHFTRMGHIDTSLYTAKDIFRFIMFRSEIEANTDDNWIISGVLEIIDFSKIPYALLRQFEANLFKKMAAFLEYGVPTNLVGTHIVNASMDAQIILNLVRLVMKQRELLHIHSTLESLHKAIGKEYLPVEYGGNNGTYEEAMVNFEQQLNDFSDYFDEDEKYGVDETLRQIEPTVGPAANKTPPTPVSPPSPKCKSSFNIWNLLSS, from the exons ATGTCACAAATTCGCCCACTGGCACCCGAGCTGGCTGCGGTCGCGCGCACCGAACTCAATGAACTAGAATCAGATATTGCCAGCAAAACTATAGAGCTGCGTCAGTGGATTGACGAACAGCCATATTTGACGGCGCGCACCGATGATCAATTCCTTGTGGGCTTCCTGCGTTTCTGCAAATACAATATGGATGACGCAAAGAAACGTATCGACTACTATTACACATACAAAACAACAGCTGGCGATTTACTTAAGTCTCGACGCATTGACGATAAAGTATTTGGCATTTGTCGTGCGGG CATATTTGCCACGCTACCCAAACCCGTGGGTCCAGGCGGTCCACGCATACATTTCACACGTATGGGTCACATTGATACTTCCCTCTATACGGCCAAAGATATCTTCCGTTTCATAATGTTTCGTTCTGAAATTGAGGCCAACACCGATGATAATTGGATTATTAGTGGTGTGCTtgaaataatcgatttttcaaaaatccCTTATGCATTGTTGCGTCAATTCGAAGcgaatttgtttaaaaagatGGCCGCATTCTTAGAATATGGCGTTCCCACCAATCTGGTGGGCACACACATCGTAAATGCTTCCATGGATGCCCAAATCATATTGAATTTGGTGCGTCTGGTTATGAAACAAAGAGAATTG CTCCACATACACTCTACGCTGGAGTCACTGCATAAGGCAATTGGCAAGGAGTATCTGCCCGTCGAATATGGTGGTAATAATGGCACCTACGAAGAAGCCATGGTAAATTTCGAACAACAGCTCAACGATTTTAGCGATTATTTCGATGAGGATGAAAAGTATGGTGTCGATGAGACATTGCGACAAATTGAGCCAACAGTTGGTCCGGCTGCTAATAAGACGCCGCCCACACCAGTCTCGCCGCCATCGCCTAAATGT aaatCTTCCTTCAATATATGGAATTTATTAAGTTCATAA
- the LOC106626817 gene encoding alpha-tocopherol transfer protein-like: protein MADIRPLSAELQKIAIEELNEVPERVPQDIATLREWIEKQSHLRARTDDQFLVSFLRGCKYSLEKAKSKIDYFYTIRTMLPHIFINNTLADPKNLLIARSGGIVALPKTLGVGGPVIGFSRYKIIDDLPITVKDYCRYIAMVTDRTIVGTDAYVIGGYMEIVDVDKVGISAMSKFDPVTGKQFSTYCMKGSAIRIKGIHIINAPKEAYTALNIIRNLFPPNIKERYFIHRNMAELYKYVPKQYLPIEYGGSNGSLTDLTKKLVDDLQDFNYYFKENDKYGVDEKLRQGQRMDMNSIFGLEGTFRKLDID from the exons atggcAGACATACGTCCTTTAAGCGCTGAATTGCAGAAAATCGCCATTGAGGAGCTGAACGAGGTGCCCGAACGTGTGCCACAGGATATAGCGACTTTACGCGAATGGATCGAAAAGCAGTCGCATTTGCGCGCACGCACTGACGATCAATTTTTGGTCAGTTTTTTGCGCGGCTGCAAGTACAGTTTGGAGAAGGCCAAGTCAAAAATAGATTACTTCTACACAATACGCACAATGTTGccacatattttcataaataatacgTTGGCAGATCCGAAGAATTTACTTATCGCACGATCAGG CGGCATTGTTGCATTGCCAAAAACATTAGGCGTCGGTGGTCCAGTTATTGGCTTCTCCCGCTATAAAATAATAGATGATTTACCAATTACCGTTAAGGATTACTGTCGATACATCGCTATGGTAACGGACAGAACTATAGTCGGCACCGATGCTTATGTTATAGGCGGTTACATGGAAATTGTTGATGTCGACAAAGTCGGCATTAGTGCAATGTCAAAATTCGATCCGGTCACAGGCAAACAATTCAGCACATATTGCATGAAGGGCTCTGCTATACGCATTAagggtatacatataataaatgcacCCAAAGAGGCCTACACCGCACTCAATATTATACGCAATCTCTTTCCGCCCAATATAAAAGAAAGG taCTTCATTCACCGCAACATGGCGGAGTTGTATAAATATGTGCCCAAGCAGTATTTACCAATAGAATATGGCGGCTCGAATGGTTCATTAACCgatttaacaaaaaaacttgTAGACGATTTGCAGGattttaattactattttaaagAGAATGATAAATATGGCGTTGACGAAAAGTTAAGGCAAGGTCAAAGAATGGATATGAACTCCATATTCGGTTTAGAGGGTACATTCCGAAAGCTTGATATTGATTAG